In Rhinoraja longicauda isolate Sanriku21f chromosome 6, sRhiLon1.1, whole genome shotgun sequence, the following proteins share a genomic window:
- the LOC144594941 gene encoding uncharacterized protein LOC144594941 produces the protein MESYEEFCKAHLAQIQCKVKMEQRSLPASNSTGSLIRFHGVAVLSPLLSSKQREEIRELKARSSCKASNEKLPEVRRSTSLLNVDGPLTKEACNLLHSLLVTDEIGETRSTNLERAHASAGMTSDVFNERSDTSNHHNGSCLDRLVMNNPRVNSCTNNGPKPDDFPKAAVHAHQNVTAPKIIVATKHKAANSTNTQECDRQVEGDDTAEIMRDNETHGTALDFFRLPTEQTFLRGGLSSQTIAPSLQILLKKSREYRDRQRQQKVLKNLHFKGDAENLFDKENNLCARKAGKSTRERRTGFGKAKLPSTLLNLDPALPTVSSLHFTYFPKQNNISVATNVSTAKITELLPYLSPTLSEEESKKDKIVDADPLCSNSGDQVSQSQEAMNQMYRSQNGGFMIPNLPLSESPVLSRKWTCSAQRLLVNAPVNVGSEVVEQQKDNRSDSPTDPPKINVAQRESISELEVNLNSLKALITDLQTTLTSSCSVTTDEQLLNDGAIPPQIVRECLGIKCTWDDNGTADIAVAELLEDKGDGDQSSPSSEESNLQPVSCVPAAFQADNPQDSVVQEIHSEGMSVQ, from the exons ATGGAGAGCTATGAAGAGTTCTGCAAGGCTCACCTTGCTCAGATCCAATGCAAGGTCAAGATGGAGCAACGTTCTCTGCCGGCATCGAACTCCACAGGCTCTTTGATTCGGTTTCACGGTGTTGCTGTTCTTTCACCACTG CTTTCCTCAAAACAAAGGGAAGAGATACGTGAATTGAAAGCCAGGAGCTCCTGCAAAGCCTCAAATGAGAAACTGCCTGAAGTACGAAGAAGTACATCATTACTGAATGTAGACGGACCATTGACCAAGGAAGCATGCAACCTGCTCCATAGTTTGCTG GTCACTGATGAGATTGGAGAAACACGCTCAACAAACCTTGAGAGAGCTCACGCTTCTGCAGGGATGACCTCTGATGTGTTTAATGAAAGATCTGATACTTCAAATCACCACAACGGTTCTTGCCTGGATCGCCTAGTGATGAATAATCCGAGGGTCAACAGTTGCACAAATAATGGTCCAAAACCAGATGACTTTCCAAAGGCAGCCGTCCATGCACATCAAAATGTCACCGCCCCTAAAATAATTGTCGCAACAAAGCACAAAGCAGCCAATTCTACCAATACGCAGGAATGTGATCGTCAAGTTGAGGGTGATGATACTGCAGAGATAATGAGGGACAATGAAACTCATGGCACTGCATTAGATTTCTTCCGTCTTCCAACTGAGCAAACCTTCCTGAGAGGGGGTCTGTCTTCTCAAACAATCGCACCAAGCCTCCAGATCCTATTGAAAAAGTCCAGGGAGTATCGAGATAGGCAGAGACAACAAAAAGTGCTGAAGAACTTGCATTTCAAAGGCGACGCAGAAAACCTTTTCGATAAGGAAAATAATTTATGTGCGAGAAAAGCTGGCAAAAGTACCAGGGAGAGAAGGACTGGTTTTGGAAAAGCTAAACTGCCCAGCACATTGTTAAACCTTGATCCAGCACTGCCAACTGTTTCCTCACTGCATTTCACTTATTTTCCTAAACAGAACAACATTTCAGTCGCTACCAATGTGAGCACAGCAAAAATAACTGAATTGCTGCCCTATCTGAGTCCCACCTTATCTGAGGAGGAGAGTAAAAAAGACAAAATAGTTGATGCGGACCCATTATGTTCAAACTCTGGGGATCAAGTATCCCAGTCTCAGGAGGCGATGAAccaaatgtacagaagccaaaatGGTGGTTTCATGATACCGAACCTACCACTGAGTGAAAGCCCAGTATTGTCCAGAAAGTGGACCTGTTCAGCACAGAGGCTGCTTGTAAATGCCCCAGTCAATGTTGGCAGTGAAGTGGTTGAACAACAGAAGGACAATCGGTCAGATTCACCCACGGATCCACCAAAAATCAATGTAGCACAGAGGGAAAGCATCAGCGAACTGGAAGTGAACCTGAATAGTCTGAAAGCTTTGATAACCGATCTGCAAACCACATTAACCTCATCCTGCAGCGTAACAACGGACGAGCAGTTACTGAATGATGGAGCAATTCCACCGCAGATTGTCAGGGAATGTTTGGGCATCAAATGTACATGGGATGATAATGGAACCGCTGATATTGCGGTAGCTGAATTATTGGAGGACAAAGGAGATGGTGATCAAAGTTCCCCATCAAGCGAGGAGTCAAATCTGCAACCTGTTAGTTGTGTTCCTGCTGCATTTCAGGCCGACAATCCACAGGACTCCGTCGTACAAGAAATACACAGCGAGGGAATGTCTGTACAGTAA